A genome region from Camelina sativa cultivar DH55 chromosome 10, Cs, whole genome shotgun sequence includes the following:
- the LOC104716139 gene encoding heavy metal-associated isoprenylated plant protein 26-like isoform X2 yields MMIQRSVEIKVKMDCEGCERKVRRSVEGMKGVSSVTLEPKAHKVTVVGYVDPNKVVARMAHRTGKKVELWPYVPYDVVAHPYAAGVYDKKAPSGYVRRADDPGVSQLARASSTEVRYTTAFSDENPAACVVM; encoded by the exons ATGATGATACAGAGA TCGGTGGAGATCAAAGTGAAGATGGACTGCGAAGGTTGCGAGCGGAAAGTGCGGCGTTCCGTCGAAGGCATGAAGGGTGTCTCTTCTGTCACGTTGGAACCCAAAGCCCATAAAGTCACTGTCGTCGGCTACGTCGACCCCAACAAGGTGGTGGCCCGTATGGCTCACAGGACCGGCAAGAAGGTCGAGCTCTGGCCGTACGTACCCTACGACGTTGTGGCTCATCCTTACGCAGCTGGCGTCTACGACAAGAAAGCACCTTCAGGTTATGTCCGCAGAGCAGATGACCCGGGAGTGTCTCAGCTTGCTCGTGCTAGCTCCACCGAGGTCCGCTACACTACTGCTTTTAGCGACGAGAACCCGGCAGCTTGTG